A single genomic interval of Pyrus communis chromosome 7, drPyrComm1.1, whole genome shotgun sequence harbors:
- the LOC137740179 gene encoding uncharacterized protein has protein sequence MEQTNVSNKKQVTDKRSLLDLVFSWSLGDVLNNKLYKNQVPTIPKTFLNVKSYLESFVPSLIEETHADLHSSMITELSHAPTCEILTLECSKDHKPPKNLLYDIAYKRDTEADQKHKGLMYEPQVGDLIALTDVKPKCVDDLNRSPRHYVIAYVSKVPNPDEFPDAHEFQILSSKPIDYGEQDVQKSKRQKYFAVYLINMTTNLRVWVALNSKEGNTNIIQKVLKPSSHDANSCTTCFPIQRCSPALSTIWPTISSHNLNDSQEAAVLNFIGLSKCDHQNDVKLIWGPPGTGKTKTVSLSLFALFMLKCRTLTCAPTNIAVLEVATRLRDLVNGSLEFGKYGLGDIVLFGNRKRMQVDDKADLLEVFLDHRIKILIRCLRPFSGWKYLLGLMIRLLEEPDEEYSLYLQKRAEYLQKRAEKQEQSAQGNEKKNTKRAEKHKASAQGNEKKNTKRAEKHKASAQGIEKGTKGNNESVKEDDPLTFEEFVKKEFDSIFEPLKICMVNLYTHLPTSCIPLKVVKDMDEASGLLKSFKSSMHRISVAKEGLNLVLKDFKVSGSIVGRFIQLGKKCVCKLKLLPQKFGVPKTIDPYSIKTFCLQNACLIFCTASTSAKLPNALPMRPLELLVVDEAAQLKECESAIPLQLSGIRHAILIGDERQLPAMVKSERAKVAEFGRSLFERMTKLGHRKHLLNIQYRMHPSISLFPNMEFYNNEILDGPNVTERSYQRCFLKGKMYQSYSFINVANGKEEFDHGHSQKNMVEVAVVSEIVARLYQEFIGTKKEVSIGVISPYKAQVYAIQEGVKKYSQKCNPQFSVSVRSVDGFQGGEEDVIIISTVRCNVKGAIGFLSNCQRANVALTRARYCLWILGNASTLVNSDSIWKKLVLDAKRRDCFHNADEDKNLAQAIAAALLEVDRFHALLSIESLLFKNARWKVCFTDEFEKSLAKIKDTLVRREVLNLLTKLSSGWRHAHKDKGMMVHDGTSSQLLEKYKVNRLLNLIWTVDILQEKSYYIQVMKVWDIVTSSDIPRLAKRLDNIFGTYTVDKMNRCKHKCIDKCTAVPMRWPVDSSSCHEADPVEFLSKPLSSLSLTDKPESSTSTSGVAIKTEKQSTQSLLTPKSHSKSHAKQRRQSPNVEVGVWRPCVL, from the exons ATGGAGCAGACTAACGTGAGCAACAAGAAACAAGTTACAGACAAAAGAAGCTTGCTCGATCTGGTTTTCTCTTGGTCTCTCGGCGATGTTCTCAACAACAAACTTTACAAAAACCAG GTGCCTACGATTCCTAAGACCTTCTTGAATGTGAAAAGTTATTTGGAATCATTCGTTCCTTCACTCATTGAGGAAACACATGCTGATTTACACTCGAGTATGATCACGGAACTGTCGCATGCACCTACTTGTGAAATATTGACTCTTGAATGTTCGAAAGATCATAAACCTCCCAAAAATTTGCTCTATGATATTGCATATAAGAGAGATACAGAAGCGGATCAGAAGCACAAAGGATTAATGTACGAGCCACAGGTTGGAGATCTCATTGCCTTGACGGATGTTAAACCGAAATGTGTTGATGATTTGAACAGGTCCCCAAGACACTATGTTATTGCTTATGTTAGTAAAGTACCTAATCCTGATGAATTTCCTGATGCTCATGAGTTCCAAATACTCTCATCCAAGCCTATCGATTATGGAGAACAAGACGTACAAAAGAGCAAGAGACAAAAATATTTTGCAGTTTATCTCATAAACATGACAACAAATCTTCGTGTGTGGGTTGCCTTGAACTCAAAAGAGGGAAACACAAATATTATTCAGAAAGTTCTGAAACCCAGTTCACAT GATGCGAATTCTTGTACTACTTGCTTTCCCATACAAAGGTGCTCTCCCGCCCTTTCTACCATTTGGCCCACTATTTCCTCTCACAATCTAAATGACTCCCAAGAAGCTGCAGTTTTAAACTTTATTGGTTTGAGTAAATGCGATCATCAGAATGATGTCAAATTAATTTGGGGTCCTCCAGGTACTGGGAAGACAAAGACAGTCAGTCTGTCTCTCTTTGCCCTCTTTATGCTCAAGTGCAGAACACTAACATGTGCTCCCACCAATATTGCGGTGTTAGAAGTTGCAACCCGGCTCAGGGATCTGGTTAATGGGTCACTTGAGTTTGGAAAGTACGGACTTGGAGATATAGTTCTCTTTGGGAACCGGAAGCGAATGCAGGTTGATGATAAAGCTGACCTTCTTGAGGTATTTCTCGATCATCGTATTAAAATCCTGATCAGGTGTTTGAGGCCCTTTTCTGGATGGAAGTATCTGTTAGGGTTAATGATACGTCTACTTGAGGAACCAGATGAAGAGTACTCTTTATATTTGCAAAAGAGAGCAGAATATTTGCAAAAGAGAGCAGAAAAACAAGAACAGAGTGCTCaaggaaatgagaagaaaaacacaAAGAGAGCAGAAAAACACAAAGCAAGTGCTCaaggaaatgagaagaaaaacacaAAGAGAGCAGAAAAACACAAAGCAAGTGCTCAAGGAATTGAGAAGGGTACTAAAGGAAACAATGAAAGCGTAAAAGAGGATGATCCATTGACGTTTGAGGAGTTTGTGAAGAAAGAGTTTGATTCAATTTTTGAGCCACTGAAGATTTGCATGGTAAATTTGTACACTCACTTACCAACCTCTTGCATTCCACTGAAGGTAGTGAAGGACATGGATGAAGCTTCAGGTTTGCTCAAGTCCTTTAAATCTTCCATGCATCGTATCAGTGTTGCTAAGGAAGGTTTGAACTTAGTCCTAAAAGATTTCAAAGTTTCAGGAAGCATTGTCGGTCGCTTTATACAGTTGGGAAAAAAGTGTGTTTGTAAACTGAAGTTGCTTCCTCAGAAATTTGGTGTCCCAAAAACTATTGATCCTTATTCAATAAAAACTTTCTGCTTGCAAAATGCTTGCTTAATATTTTGTACTGCATCAACTTCTGCCAAATTGCCTAATGCATTACCGATGAGACCACTGGAATTGTTAGTCGTTGATGAAGCTGCTCAGCTTAAAGAATGTGAGTCTGCAATTCCTTTACAACTGTCTGGTATCCGCCATGCTATTCTAATAGGAGATGAGCGGCAACTCCCTGCTATGGTTAAAAGCGAG AGAGCGAAAGTGGCTGAGTTTGGAAGAAGCTTGTTCGAAAGGATGACAAAGTTGGGACACAGGAAGCATCTTCTCAATATCCAATATAGGATGCATCCATCCATCAGCTTATTTCCAAATATGGAGTTCTATAACAATGAGATATTAGATGGTCCGAATGTCACTGAAAGAAGCTATCAGAGGTGCTTCCTCAAGGGAAAGATGTACCAATCTTACTCCTTCATAAATGTAGCCAATGGAAAAGAAGAATTTGATCATGGTCATAGTCAGAAAAATATGGTCGAGGTTGCTGTGGTCTCTGAGATAGTTGCAAGACTTTACCAAG AATTCATCGGCACCAAGAAGGAGGTTAGTATTGGAGTCATATCACCATACAAGGCTCAAGTTTATGCAATTCAAGAGGGTGTGAAAAAATACAGTCAAAAGTGTAACCCTCAATTCTCTGTAAGTGTGCGGTCTGTTGATGGGTTCCAAGGTGGTGAAGAGGATGTGATAATTATCTCCACTGTCAGATGTAACGTGAAAGGTGCAATTGGTTTCTTGTCCAACTGTCAAAGGGCAAATGTTGCACTTACACGTGCACG GTATTGTCTTTGGATATTGGGGAATGCGTCGACTTTGGTTAACAGTGACTCTATCTGGAAGAAGCTAGTCCTTGATGCCAAGAGACGCGATTGTTTTCACAATGCTGATGAGGACAAGAACCTGGCACAGGCTATTGCTGCTGCCCTGCTGGAGGTTGACCGATTTCATGCTCTACTTAGTATTGAATCTCTGCTGTTCAAAAATGCGAGATGGAAG GTTTGCTTCACTGATGAATTTGAGAAATCATTAGCAAAGATTAAAGACACTCTGGTTCGTCGAGAAGTGCTTAATCTACTAACGAAGCTTTCAAGTGGATGGCGTCACGCACACAAGGATAAGGGAATGATGGTTCATGACGGGACTTCTTCTCAACTGTTAGAGAAGTATAAAGTCAATAGGCTGCTGAATCTCATTTGGACTGTGGATATTCTTCAGGAGAAATCATATTACATCCAGGTTATGAAGGTTTGGGATATCGTGACATCTTCGGATATACCTAGACTAGCAAAGCGTCTTGACAACATTTTTGGGACTTATACAGTGGATAAGATGAATCGTTGCAAGCACAAGTGTATTGATAAGTGCACTGCTGTTCCAATGAGATGGCCGGTGGATTCTAGTAGTTGCCATGAAGCTGATCCTGTGGAGTTCCTTTCAAAACCATTATCTTCACTCAGTCTAACAGATAAACCCGAATCATCAACATCAACTTCTGG GGTGGCTATCAAAACAGAGAAACAGTCTACACAATCCCTTCTCACTCCCAAAAGCCATTCGAAAAGTCATGCTAAACAAAGAAGGCAATCTCCGAACGTAGAGGTTGGAGTCTGGAGACCGTGTGTTCTTTAA